A region of Triplophysa rosa unplaced genomic scaffold, Trosa_1v2 scaffold389_ERROPOS76067+, whole genome shotgun sequence DNA encodes the following proteins:
- the LOC130550662 gene encoding GTPase IMAP family member 7-like yields the protein MSFSTPSAEKHDTDEKNPTGRHSPDGDRPNMSMRRMVLVGKTGVGKSSSGNTILGRKAFKAAKGASSVTKECWKKTGEVAERDITLVDTPGLFDTDISEEFLKHEISKCVNMTAPGPHAIVLVIQPGPFTEEERRSVEKIRAIFGEEADKHTIILFTHGDELTSSVEEYLSEVNKDLKEVLRRCGGRYHVFNNNETEDRMQVLEFLKKVDEMVAVNGGVFYTNDSYQTVEQTLKKKEEELQQSYEKKLQDMQMKLESNFHEEKRKLQMTIDSLTASNEDKEKKIKELEELNLTNRCSIIEYKRYYETKIREVRQEAELTHFNDSMLISILSQFQIIQITMVHPSKHSSF from the coding sequence TGTCCATGAGGAGGATGGTTCTGGTAGGAAAGACTGGAGTTGGTAAAAGCTCTTCAGGAAACACAATTCTGGGCAGAAAAGCCTTCAAAGCGGCTAAAGGTGCTTCATCTGTTACTAAAGAGTGCTGGAAGAAGACGGGCGAGGTGGCAGAGAGAGACATCACACTTGTGGATACACCCGGTCTGTTTGACACAGATATTTCAGAAGAGTTTCTCAAACATGAGATCAGTAAATGTGTGAACATGACGGCACCTGGTCCCCACGCCATCGTTCTGGTCATTCAGCCGGGTCCATTCACAGAGGAGGAGAGAAGGTCTGTGGAGAAGATCAGAGCAATATTTGGAGAAGAAGCAGATAAACACACGATCATCCTCTTCACTCACGGTGATGAACTGACGAGCTCTGTCGAGGAATACCTCAGTGAAGTCAATAAAGATCTGAAGGAAGTGTTGAGACGCTGTGGAGGACGCTATCATGTTttcaataataatgaaactgaAGACCGTATGCAGGTTCTGGAGTTCCTGAAGAAAGTGGATGAGATGGTGGCTGTTAATGGAGGTGTATTTTACACCAATGACTCTTATCAGACTGTGGAGCAaacactgaagaagaaagaagagGAACTTCAGCAATCATATGAGAAAAAACTACAAGACATGCAGATGAAACTAGAATCAAACTTTCatgaagaaaagagaaaactaCAGATGACCATTGATTCACTAACTGCTTCTAATGAAGACAAAGAGAAGAAGATCAAAGAGTTGGAGGAACTGAATCTGACAAACCGATGTAGTATAATAGAGTACAAGCGTTACTATGAGACAAAGATCAGAGAGGTCAGACAGGAGGCAGAACTGACTCATTTTAATGACAGCATGTTAATATCGATCCTCAGTCAGTTTCAAATAATCCAAATCACAATGGTtcatcccagcaaacacagttCGTTCTGA